The Anaerolineales bacterium region ATGAACAAAGAGCTTTGGCAACTCGAGAACTTCAATGCTTTTTTGGACTTTCGTAGAGCCAAAATTGCAGAATGTATAAATGATTTTCTGAAGAAATATGACTAAAGAAGCCAAGCGCGTGGCAGCACCGCCAGCAGTAGCTGCATCTTTTTAGATCAAGGCTCTTGCTGAGCAAGCTGTGTAATCAACACGCCGACGAATATATCAAAATCAGCTTCATTCGCCAGGAAATATTGTGAGCGGCCTTTGCCCACTCCACCTTGGGGGTAAGAGCTGGCCGAAGGCGTTGCTCCGCTGCAATCTCCGAAGGAGCCTGAGGCCGTGCGGTTCACAATGATGTAGAAGTCGCTCGGATACGGCTCGCTGCCATCCATCCAGCCGTCGTGGGCCACGCTGGGGTCGTCCACGAGCTGTGCCACCTCCGGCGCGTTCAGGTTGAAGAAGGCCAGCACCACACATTCCCGATACAGACGGGCCACATCCTCGGCGTTCACTTGCGCAACCGCTGCGCCGTCAATGATGACGGCTTCGGCGGGCTGCGAGGCATGCAGCACCATCAGGTCGCCCCACTCGCTCACCGCCTGGACGCCCAGGGCGGTCCGCAGCCGGCTCGGCGCCAGCAGACCCGGTTCGGCATCTGTGCGGTATGTGAAATACAGAATGCGCGCCTCTGGCTCAGCGGCCGGCGTCTGCGCACAGGCAGCCAGGCTGGCGGCCAGCAGTGCGCACAACACGTAGAGAGAAGCTCCCCGTTTCATGCTTCTACTATACCTACCCGACAGTTTGCATCTACCTTTCAATCTATTTATGGCCCTTGACATTCCGGCTGGGATAATTTACTATTTAGCTAATTAGCTAATTATGCTTCCCGCACATGACACCCTCAGCCTTACTTTTGCCGCCCTGGCCGACCCCACTCGCCGGGCCATGCTGGCGCGCCTGGCGCAAGGCCCCGCCACTGTAAAAGAACTGGCCGAGCCCTTTGCGCTCAGCATGCCCACCATCTCTAAGCACCTTAAGGTACTGGAGCGGGCGGGCCTGATCCAGCGCGGGCGTGAGGCGCAGTGGCGGCCGGCGCAGCTGCAGGCCGCGCCGCTGCGCGAGGTATCCACCTGGCTGGAAGACTATCGCCAGCACTGGGAAGCAAACTTTGACCGGCTTCAAGACTATCTACGCAAGATACAAAAAGGAGACAAACAATGAGCAACACCGCAGACCGCGAGATCATCGCAACCCGAGTATTCGACGCCCCGCGTGACACCGTTTTCGCCGCCTTCACCGAGAAGGAGCACGCCGAGCAATGGTGGCTGCCGCCCGGCTCCACCACCCAAGAATGGGACGCCAAGCCCGGCGGCGTGTGGCGCTACAGCACCGCCACGCCTGACGGCGAGAGTTACGGCTTCAAGGTCACCTTCGTAGAGATTGACAAACCCAGCCGCCTGGTCTACGACTACGGTAACGAGGGTGAGTATGCCGGCGACCCGGTGCGCACCAATGTCACCTTCGAGGATGAGGGCGGTAAGACTAAAGTAACCCTGCACCTGGTCTTCGCCAGCGCTGAAGCCTACCAGGAAGCCGCCAGCTACGGCGCGGTGGCCGGCGCCAAGCAGGCGCTGGAAGGTTTGGCCAAGTACCTGGGCGAATAACCCACAGGCAAGCCTGCGCGTTTGAGAAACTACCATCCCATGCCTGGGCCGCAACGGCCCAGGCATGGGAGCCAATTTGACCAAGAGGTTGCTATGCCCGCAAAGAAGACCACCAAGAGCACCAGCGGCTTTACCGCCGAAGAGAAAGCCGCAATGAAAGAGCGCGCCCGTGAGCTGAAGGCGCAAGAAAAGTACGGGAACGACAAAGCCAAGAGCGAAAAAGACATGCTGGCGGCCATCGCCAAACTTGCGCCGAAAGACCGCGCTATGGCCACCCGTTTGCACGAGATCGTGATGAGGGCGGCGCCAGACCTGCTGCCCAAGACATGGTACGGCATGCCCGGTTACGCTACCAAAGAAGGCAAGAACATTTTCTTCTTCCAGCCTGCTGATAAGTTCGGCACGCGCTACGCTACCTTAGGCTTCAGCGATCTGGCCAAGCTGGATGACGGGAACATGTGGGCCAACGCCTTCGCCCTTTTGAAGATCACGCCCGCCGAAGAAGCCAAGATCATCAAGCTGATCAAGAAGGCGCTGAGCTAAGCATGCCCGCAAAGAAGAGCGCCTCCAGAAAGCAGCCTGCGGCCAAAACCGCGGCTGGCAAGAAGCCAACCACGGCCCGCAAACCCAAGGCGCCGGCGGCCAACCCGAAGACGACCGCCAAAGAGATCAACGCCATCATCAAAGGCACCGAGGGATGGAAGGGCAAGAAGCTGACCGAGCTGCGCGCCGTCATCAGTAAGGCCGACCCGGCCCTGGTGGAAGAGGTCAAGTGGAAAATGCCCTCCAAGCCCGAAGGCGTGATCGTGTGGACACACAATGGCATTGTGTGCCACGCCGATGTGCTCAAGAGCGCGGTGCGTATCAACTTCCACAAGGGCAAGCAGCTCAAGGATCCCAAGAAGTTGTTCAACGCCCGCCTGGATAGCAGCGCTGTCCGCGCCATTGACTTTGGGGAAGAAGACAGCATCGACAAGGCCGCCCTCACCGCGCTGGTGACTGGCGCGGTGCGCCTGAACCCAGCCAAGACCAGCAAGTAGCCTACAGCCCGCCCAGCGTTCCGCTGGCGGGCTGTCAAGGCATTGCCCCGACCCATCGCAGCAAAGAGGGTAAACTTCACCCCCTGCCAAACCCAGACCCAAGAGGAATCATGCCTGAAGCCAGCCAAGACTTTATCCAGATCCGCGGTGCGCGCGAGAACAATCTCAAGGATATTGACGTACGCATCCCCAAGGACCAGATCACCATCTTTACCGGTGTGTCCGGCTCGGGCAAATCCTCGATCGTGTTCGATACCCTGGCCACCGAGGCGCAGCGCCAGCTCTACGAGACCTTCAGCATGTTCGTGCGCAACTTCCTGCCGCGCTATTCCCAGCCGGATGCCGATTCGATCGAGAACCTGAGCATGGCCATCGTGGTGGACCAAAAGCGCCTGGGCGGCGGCTCGCATTCCACCATGGGCACGATCACCGATATTTACACCGCCCTGCGCCTGCTGTTCTCGCGGGTGGGCAAGCCGTTCGTGGGCTATTCGAATGCGTTCTCGTTCAATGACCCGGCGGGCATGTGCCCGGAGTGCAACGGCTTCGGCCGCAAGTTGCAGCCGGCAATCAACAAGATCCTGGATATGAGCAAATCGCTCAACGAGGGCCCGATCCGCGTGCCCGGTTTCGGTAGCTGGGTCGGCCTGTACCAGACCAGCGGCTACTTCGACAATGACAAGAAGCTCTCCAAATACACCAAGGACGAGATGGAGCTGCTGTTGCACGGCTCGGGGCGCAAGGTGAGCATGGGCGCCTTCAAAGCCACGTATGAGGGCATCATCCTCAAGTTCACCAACTCCTACATCAAGCGTGACTTCAAGGCGCTCTCCGAGCGCACCCAGAAGCAAGTCGCGCCATACCTGGAAGAAGGCCCCTGCCCTGAGTGCAAAGGCGCCCGCCTCAACAAAGCCGTGCTGGGCTGCAAGATCGAGGGCTACAACATTGCCGAGATGGCGGCCATGGAAGTGGGCGAGCTGATCACGGTGCTCAAGGGTATCAAAGACCCGGTGGCCAAGCCGATCGTGCAGAGCCTGGTGGAGCGCCTGCAGCACGTGGTGGACATTGGCCTACAGTATCTGACCCTCAGCCGCGAGACCGACACCCTCTCCGGCGGCGAATCGCAGCGCATCAAGATGGTGAAGCACCTGAGCAGCAGCCTGGTGGATGTGATGTTCGTGTTCGATGAGCCGAGCATCGGCCTGCACCCGCGGGACGTGCACCGCCTGAACGAGATGCTGCAAAAGCTGCGCGACAAGGGCAACACCGTGCTGGTAGTGGAACACGACCCCGACGTGATCCAGATCGCCGACCACATCATTGACGTGGGGCCGAAGGCCGGCAGTCAGGGCGGCGAGATCGTGTACGAAGGCAGCTATACCGGCCTGCTGAAGGCGGATACGCTCACCGGCCAGCATCTCAAGCAGAAGCTGCCGATCAAAAAAGTATTCCGAGAGGCCAAGAAGCAATTCAAGCTGAGCAATGTGAGCGTCAACAATCTCAAGAAGGTCAGCGTGAATGTCCCGGCTGGGGTGTTCACCGCTGTGACCGGCGTGGCCGGCTCTGGCAAGAGTTCGCTGATCAACCAGGCCTTCGTTGAGGCTTATCCCGAAGCGATCGTGATCGACCAGTCGGCGGTGGGCGCCAACTCGCGCTCCAACCCGGCCACCTATACCGGCATCATGGACGATATCCGCAAGGCCTTCGCCACCGCCAACAAGGTGAACGCCGGCCTATTCAGCTTCAACTCCAAAGGCGCCTGCGAGAATTGCCAGGGCCTCGGCGTGGTGTACACCGACCTGTCATTCTTCGACGTGGTCAAGTCGCCCTGCGAGATCTGCAACGGCAAGCGCTTTAAGGACGAGGTGCTGGCTTACAAGCTGGACGGCAAATCCATCGCCGATGTGCTGGAGATGACCGTCCAGCAGGCATTGGCGCACTTCACCCAGCCTGAGATCACGCGCCGCCTGCAGGCGATGAGCGATGTGGGCCTGACTTACCTCAAGCTGGGCCAGCCGCTCAACACACTCTCGGGTGGCGAGTGCCAGCGCATCAAGCTGGCCAGCGAGCTGCACAAAGAAGGCAGTCTGTACGTAATGGACGAGCCGACCACCGGCCTGCACATGTCGGATACGGCCCACCTGCTGGAGATCATCAACCGCCTAGTGGACGGCGGCAACACGGTGATCGTGATCGAGCACAATATGGACGTGGTGCGCAACGCTGACTGGATCATTGACATGGGGCCAGAGGGCGGCAGCCGCGGCGGCCAGGTGCTCTTCGAGGGCACGCCTGCGGAGTTGAAGAAGGCCAAGGGGACGATCACGAGTAAGTATATTTAGGTGGCAATGAGGAGTGAGCAGCCCACTCCAGTGTTTTTTTCGCTGCTTACTTAAGTTGATACAAACCGCGTAGGGGCGCAGCATGCTGCGCCCCTACTAGTATCATCATCACCCCGTCATCGCGAGCCACGCTACGTAGCAGAGCATGAAGCAATCCCCCAAGCTTCTGAGAGAACAATCCTGGAGATTGCTTCGTTTTTCAGCGGCTGCGCCGCCTCACGTCCTCGCAATGACGGGCAACATGCTGCTATTGCCGCTTACTCTCCTCCCACAGCGCGTTCATCTCGTCCAGCGTTAGCGCGCTCAGCGGGCGC contains the following coding sequences:
- a CDS encoding excinuclease ABC subunit UvrA, with the translated sequence MPEASQDFIQIRGARENNLKDIDVRIPKDQITIFTGVSGSGKSSIVFDTLATEAQRQLYETFSMFVRNFLPRYSQPDADSIENLSMAIVVDQKRLGGGSHSTMGTITDIYTALRLLFSRVGKPFVGYSNAFSFNDPAGMCPECNGFGRKLQPAINKILDMSKSLNEGPIRVPGFGSWVGLYQTSGYFDNDKKLSKYTKDEMELLLHGSGRKVSMGAFKATYEGIILKFTNSYIKRDFKALSERTQKQVAPYLEEGPCPECKGARLNKAVLGCKIEGYNIAEMAAMEVGELITVLKGIKDPVAKPIVQSLVERLQHVVDIGLQYLTLSRETDTLSGGESQRIKMVKHLSSSLVDVMFVFDEPSIGLHPRDVHRLNEMLQKLRDKGNTVLVVEHDPDVIQIADHIIDVGPKAGSQGGEIVYEGSYTGLLKADTLTGQHLKQKLPIKKVFREAKKQFKLSNVSVNNLKKVSVNVPAGVFTAVTGVAGSGKSSLINQAFVEAYPEAIVIDQSAVGANSRSNPATYTGIMDDIRKAFATANKVNAGLFSFNSKGACENCQGLGVVYTDLSFFDVVKSPCEICNGKRFKDEVLAYKLDGKSIADVLEMTVQQALAHFTQPEITRRLQAMSDVGLTYLKLGQPLNTLSGGECQRIKLASELHKEGSLYVMDEPTTGLHMSDTAHLLEIINRLVDGGNTVIVIEHNMDVVRNADWIIDMGPEGGSRGGQVLFEGTPAELKKAKGTITSKYI
- a CDS encoding SRPBCC domain-containing protein, which produces MSNTADREIIATRVFDAPRDTVFAAFTEKEHAEQWWLPPGSTTQEWDAKPGGVWRYSTATPDGESYGFKVTFVEIDKPSRLVYDYGNEGEYAGDPVRTNVTFEDEGGKTKVTLHLVFASAEAYQEAASYGAVAGAKQALEGLAKYLGE
- a CDS encoding DUF1801 domain-containing protein, encoding MPAKKSASRKQPAAKTAAGKKPTTARKPKAPAANPKTTAKEINAIIKGTEGWKGKKLTELRAVISKADPALVEEVKWKMPSKPEGVIVWTHNGIVCHADVLKSAVRINFHKGKQLKDPKKLFNARLDSSAVRAIDFGEEDSIDKAALTALVTGAVRLNPAKTSK
- a CDS encoding winged helix-turn-helix transcriptional regulator, producing MLPAHDTLSLTFAALADPTRRAMLARLAQGPATVKELAEPFALSMPTISKHLKVLERAGLIQRGREAQWRPAQLQAAPLREVSTWLEDYRQHWEANFDRLQDYLRKIQKGDKQ
- a CDS encoding DUF1801 domain-containing protein is translated as MPAKKTTKSTSGFTAEEKAAMKERARELKAQEKYGNDKAKSEKDMLAAIAKLAPKDRAMATRLHEIVMRAAPDLLPKTWYGMPGYATKEGKNIFFFQPADKFGTRYATLGFSDLAKLDDGNMWANAFALLKITPAEEAKIIKLIKKALS